In Marmota flaviventris isolate mMarFla1 chromosome 17, mMarFla1.hap1, whole genome shotgun sequence, a single genomic region encodes these proteins:
- the Mrpl45 gene encoding large ribosomal subunit protein mL45, which translates to MAAPVPRRLSCLSKALGWWSRQSLLMTQSTAVVPVRTKKRFTPPAYEPKYKTEKEFIEYARKAGLVIPPERLDRPIHVACTAGIFDAYVPPEGDARMSSLSKEGLKQRTERLKKNAASQLSIRKIKEFDANFKTKDFPEKAKDIFIEAHLCLNNSDHDRLHTLVTEHCFPDMVWDIKYKTVRWGFVESLEPAQVVQVRCSSMVNQSNMYGQVTVRMHTRQTLAIYDRFGRLMYGQEDVPKDVLEYIVFEKHLLNPYGSWRMHGKIVPPWAPPKQPILKTVMIPGPQLESWEKCEEEQRENHKSQLA; encoded by the exons ATGGCAGCCCCCGTGCCTCGGAGGTTGTCTTGCTTGTCCAAAGCTTTGGGATGGTGGTCTCGGCAG TCACTCTTGATGACTCAGTCTACAGCTGTAGTTCCAGTAAGAACTAAAAAACGTTTCACACCTCCTGCTTATGAACccaaatacaaaacagaaaaggagTTTATAGAATATGCCCGGAAAGCAGGATTGGTTATTCCCCCAGAACGTTTGGATCGGCCCATACATGTGGCCTGTACAG CTGGTATCTTTGATGCTTATGTTCCTCCTGAGGGTGATGCTCGAATGTCATCTCTTTCAAAGGAAGGACTGAAACAGAGAACTGAGCGATTGAAGAAAAATGCAGCATCACAATTGTC AATCCGGAAGATAAAAGAATTTgatgctaattttaaaacaaaggacTTCCCTGAAAAAGCTAAGGATATTTTCATAGAAGCACACCTTTGTCTAAACAA cTCAGACCATGACCGGCTTCATACTTTGGTAACTGAACACTGTTTTCCG GATATGGTCTGGGACATCAAGTATAAGACTGTCCGCTGGGGCTTCGTGGAATCTTTAGAGCCGGCCCAGGTGGTGCAGGTTCGCTGCTCGAGTATGGTGAACCAGAGCAACATGTATGGCCAGGTTACTGTCCGCATGCACACACGGCAG ACTCTAGCCATCTATGATCGGTTTGGGCGGTTGATGTATGGACAAGAAGATGTACCCAAGGATGTTTTGGAGTATATTGTGTTTGAAAAACACCTGCTGAACCCCTACGGGAGTTGGAGAATGCATGGCAAGATTGTTCCCCCATGGGCACCCCCAAAGCAGCCCATCCTTAAG ACGGTGATGATTCCTGGCCCCCAGCTGGAATCTTGGGAAAAATGTGAAGAGGAACAAAGAGAGAACCATAAGTCTCAGCTAGCCTGA